The Henckelia pumila isolate YLH828 chromosome 2, ASM3356847v2, whole genome shotgun sequence genome includes a window with the following:
- the LOC140882051 gene encoding high mobility group B protein 3-like: MKGGKSKTESKKADPKLSVKKGAASAGKKPVKKVQAAPKDPNKPKRPASAFFVFMEDFRKQFKEKHPNNKSVAAVGKAGGDKWKSMSDAEKAPFIAKAEKRKAEYEKTLQAYNKKIAEGTDAEDESDKSKSEVHDDEDDDDDDGSAEDDDEDDEDDED, from the exons ATGAAAGGCGGAAAGTCGAAAACGGAGTCCAAAAAGGCTGATCCGAA GCTGTCGGTGAAGAAAGGAGCTGCATCGGCGGGGAAAAAGCCGGTGAAGAAAGTCCAGGCAGCACCTAAGGATCCAAACAAGCCTAAGAGGCCTGCCAGCGCTTTCTTCGTTTTCAT GGAGGACTTTAGGAAGCAATTCAAGGAAAAGCATCCCAACAACAAATCCGTCGCTGCT GTTGGTAAAGCTGGTGGCGATAAGTGGAAGTCGATGTCCGATGCT GAGAAAGCTCCCTTCATCGCCAAGGCTGAGAAGAGGAAAGCTGAATACGAGAAAACCCTCCAAGCCTACAACAAGAAAATC GCCGAAGGAACCGATGCTGAAGATGAGAGCGACAAGTCAAAGTCTGAAGTTCACGACGACGAAgatgacgacgatgatgatggcagcgcagag gatgatgatgaagatgatgaagacgATGAAGATTAA